From Spirosoma aerolatum, one genomic window encodes:
- a CDS encoding heparinase II/III domain-containing protein yields the protein MPIKFLIALLITLAGSAYAQNQNLLSGNYSADGLKKVLIPQAQWAPFPKRDDRAGWAKADQAMLNAYVKKAESYLTYQWPSIPATKSLLIERTGNRTDYEAISFKKREVLGTLLLAEIAENKGRFIDPIVDGVWSICEESFWGASAHLPKGKAYLGLVDVSQPFVDLFAAETATYLAWVDYYLGDKLDAVSPQIRKRIYTETNYRVFQPLMTKPHGWMTKTSAGRPPNNWNPWICSNWLNAVLLLEKDDDKRAASVAKLLHVLDEFLNPYPQDGGCDEGPSYWGAAAASLFDNIAMLNTASNNAFQYVYADEKFRNMGRFIYRAQISEKYFLNFADADPQPGMAATMIYRYGKAINDPDMMRFGAYYRQPEDGNIGRFHFFRNFYALFMQDEFQKANQGLPLPNDVWLPDLQVFAARDQAGTTNGFYVAAKGGHNDESHNHNDIGNYVVYYDGQPLLIDVGRGTYTAKTFSSKRYDIWYNCSDYHNLPTINGQNQPPGMSFKATNVSYKTDKIGTQFGVDISKAYPNEAGVNRWQRSIRLNRGKSVQIDDAFSLQQATQLTQHLMTCYPAEPGKPGELIIHYAPKQGTSRDFVVKYNPKQLRPSVEKVKLDAPEDQGIITKWGDTIYRINFTALTPKPSDKLSFVIAPQ from the coding sequence ATGCCCATCAAATTTCTCATCGCGCTGCTCATCACGTTAGCAGGCAGTGCCTATGCGCAAAATCAGAACCTGTTGAGTGGAAACTACTCAGCCGATGGCCTCAAAAAAGTCCTGATTCCACAGGCTCAGTGGGCACCCTTCCCGAAACGGGATGACCGGGCAGGCTGGGCCAAAGCCGATCAGGCAATGCTAAACGCGTATGTCAAAAAAGCCGAATCGTACCTGACCTATCAGTGGCCGAGCATTCCCGCTACCAAATCCCTGCTGATCGAACGAACGGGCAACCGAACCGACTACGAAGCCATTAGTTTCAAAAAACGGGAAGTGCTGGGCACGCTGCTCCTGGCCGAAATCGCTGAAAATAAGGGACGCTTCATTGACCCGATTGTCGATGGCGTCTGGTCCATTTGTGAAGAATCGTTCTGGGGTGCGTCGGCTCATTTGCCCAAAGGAAAGGCGTATCTGGGTCTAGTCGATGTATCGCAGCCGTTTGTCGATCTGTTTGCGGCCGAAACCGCTACCTATCTGGCCTGGGTCGATTATTACCTGGGCGATAAACTCGATGCCGTTTCACCACAGATCCGCAAACGCATCTATACCGAAACCAATTACCGGGTTTTCCAGCCCCTGATGACCAAACCCCACGGCTGGATGACCAAAACCTCGGCTGGTCGGCCACCCAACAACTGGAACCCCTGGATTTGCTCCAACTGGCTCAATGCAGTTTTGTTACTCGAAAAAGACGATGACAAACGGGCCGCATCGGTGGCGAAACTCCTGCATGTGCTGGATGAATTTCTGAATCCATATCCACAGGACGGCGGTTGCGATGAAGGGCCAAGCTATTGGGGTGCCGCAGCCGCTTCCCTTTTCGACAACATCGCGATGCTCAATACAGCCAGCAATAACGCCTTTCAGTACGTGTATGCCGACGAGAAGTTTCGGAATATGGGGCGGTTTATCTACCGCGCCCAAATCAGTGAAAAATACTTCCTGAATTTTGCCGACGCCGACCCTCAACCGGGCATGGCTGCTACCATGATTTACCGCTATGGGAAAGCCATCAACGATCCTGACATGATGCGCTTTGGTGCCTATTATCGCCAGCCCGAAGACGGCAATATCGGCCGTTTCCACTTCTTCCGCAACTTCTACGCGCTGTTCATGCAGGATGAGTTTCAGAAAGCCAACCAGGGTTTACCGCTCCCTAACGATGTCTGGTTGCCCGATCTTCAGGTGTTTGCGGCCCGCGATCAGGCTGGCACCACCAACGGATTTTATGTAGCGGCCAAAGGGGGTCATAACGACGAAAGCCACAACCATAACGACATCGGCAACTATGTAGTTTATTACGATGGCCAGCCGCTGCTCATCGATGTAGGCCGGGGCACATACACGGCGAAAACATTCAGTAGCAAGCGATACGACATCTGGTATAACTGCTCCGACTACCACAACCTGCCTACCATTAACGGGCAGAATCAACCACCTGGTATGTCGTTTAAGGCTACCAATGTGTCGTACAAAACAGATAAGATTGGAACGCAATTTGGCGTCGATATTTCGAAGGCCTATCCGAACGAAGCGGGGGTTAATCGCTGGCAGCGGAGCATCCGTCTAAACCGGGGCAAAAGTGTACAGATAGACGATGCGTTCAGCCTTCAACAGGCTACCCAACTCACTCAACACCTGATGACCTGCTACCCGGCCGAACCCGGAAAACCCGGCGAACTCATCATTCACTATGCTCCCAAACAAGGTACCTCACGCGACTTCGTGGTGAAATACAACCCAAAGCAGTTGCGGCCATCGGTCGAAAAAGTGAAGCTGGATGCTCCCGAAGACCAGGGCATTATTACGAAATGGGGCGACACCATTTACCGAATTAATTTTACCGCTCTCACGCCCAAACCGTCGGACAAGCTCAGTTTTGTAATTGCCCCCCAGTAA